In one Candidatus Methylacidiphilales bacterium genomic region, the following are encoded:
- a CDS encoding porin: MKNILKALSAVALTSTVAFAGEAAKDVKDLKKVIEDHGIYVETDQKGIKLSGYVDTSWTYQFANGKNSRENGAASTENRLRQFDVDHNDFNINAVKLTLEKELPDENKLAAGFRVDLMFGEDAKILAVSDPGLAPIYRDEGGRDNILGDSIYLEQAYVQFRVPVGNGLDFKFGKFVTLLGYEVIESPANLNFSRGLLFTNAIPLTHTGVLASYKFNDTVDAQFGVVNGWNNSDSHADSFAPAITGRLNITAPGGNANIAQSFIYAVDGAPQAYDQALGILLEQNEPTFVYDIWGNWAPKFANDKLLLGFNLVYGRGDHALIDPVAIFGVARREEWYGAALYAKYQFTKVFSLAGRLEWLHSDNSYKIVTQGPIETSSDIYSATITAGFDIWENLLTRLEYRADFGPHDILDASGGSNDGNLGVQHQVAVNFVYSF, from the coding sequence ATGAAAAACATCCTCAAAGCCCTCTCTGCAGTGGCCCTGACCTCCACAGTGGCCTTTGCAGGTGAAGCAGCAAAAGACGTCAAGGATCTCAAGAAAGTCATTGAAGACCATGGGATCTACGTCGAAACTGACCAAAAAGGCATCAAACTCAGCGGATACGTTGACACAAGCTGGACTTACCAATTCGCCAACGGCAAAAATAGCCGCGAAAACGGCGCCGCCAGCACGGAAAATCGTCTCCGCCAGTTCGATGTTGACCACAACGACTTCAACATCAATGCCGTCAAACTCACCCTCGAGAAGGAACTCCCCGACGAAAACAAACTCGCCGCAGGATTCCGCGTAGACCTCATGTTCGGTGAAGATGCAAAGATCCTCGCTGTCTCAGATCCCGGCCTCGCACCGATCTATCGTGATGAAGGCGGAAGAGACAACATATTAGGTGATAGCATCTACTTAGAACAAGCCTACGTTCAATTCCGTGTCCCAGTGGGCAACGGTCTCGACTTCAAATTCGGTAAGTTCGTGACCCTGCTCGGATACGAAGTGATCGAGAGCCCGGCCAACCTCAACTTCAGCCGTGGTCTCCTCTTCACCAACGCGATCCCTCTCACCCACACGGGTGTGTTGGCTTCTTACAAGTTCAACGATACCGTTGATGCGCAATTTGGCGTCGTCAATGGCTGGAATAACTCGGATAGCCATGCCGACAGCTTCGCCCCTGCCATCACCGGTCGCTTGAACATCACCGCTCCAGGTGGCAACGCCAACATCGCTCAATCCTTCATCTACGCGGTTGACGGTGCTCCTCAAGCCTACGATCAGGCTTTAGGAATACTCCTCGAGCAAAATGAACCCACCTTCGTCTACGACATCTGGGGAAACTGGGCTCCAAAGTTTGCTAATGACAAACTCCTGCTCGGTTTCAACCTCGTCTATGGTCGTGGAGACCATGCTCTCATTGATCCTGTCGCTATATTCGGAGTTGCCCGCCGCGAAGAATGGTATGGCGCAGCACTATACGCCAAATACCAATTCACCAAGGTCTTTAGCCTTGCCGGACGCCTCGAGTGGTTGCACTCCGACAACTCCTACAAGATCGTAACTCAAGGCCCTATAGAAACTTCTTCTGATATCTACTCCGCCACGATCACGGCCGGATTCGATATCTGGGAAAACCTCCTCACCCGCCTCGAATATCGTGCTGACTTCGGTCCCCACGACATCCTCGATGCCTCCGGAGGCAGCAATGATGGTAACCTTGGTGTCCAACACCAAGTTGCTGTCAACTTCGTTTACTCTTTCTAA
- a CDS encoding NADH-quinone oxidoreductase subunit N, with product MALLPPRPSTSHPRHNPIPPHPLHPDNPQHPPQPITTNPTMNALMPWITPEIFTTLTALLLITTQALGLLRTQTQAYLITLIALTLATLTTLLIPPHTQSYWAEQYLWNDSIRTTKLLFLLLALWITWLTHQNPHELTPRLPEFHALTLLAFTGLLLLPSAQSFPTLFISLELITVTLYILVSYHRTHPPALEAGIKYLIIGSVASAFMIMGIAYLFGFTGTLQFKTITTHNVWSSTPAPLWIAPLFLLAGIAFKASLVPFHAWAPDVYQGTNHPTTALLATASKAAAVLLLFFLFTGPLRLLLSYPSFLHIFLTLGLLSILIGNFSALHQPNLKRLLAYSGIGHAGFMALPLTHFDTAGQTALLTYLLTYLLASITTFTVLTHVTPQNDTPITQYTALAKRNPLLALALTLALTSMAGIPPLPGFTGKWLIFTHLWQHGHHLTLAIALISTVVALAYYIAIIKTLFSSTPPHLTDPPPTPIHLPLSTTCLITLLSATLVILGLWPTPLLHITASLL from the coding sequence TTGGCATTACTACCTCCTCGCCCTAGCACTTCTCATCCTCGGCATAACCCCATCCCTCCTCACCCCCTCCATCCAGACAACCCTCAGCACCCTCCTCAACCCATAACCACAAACCCCACCATGAACGCCCTCATGCCCTGGATCACCCCCGAAATCTTCACCACACTCACAGCCCTCCTCCTAATCACCACCCAAGCCCTCGGCCTGCTCCGCACCCAAACCCAAGCCTACCTCATCACCCTCATCGCACTCACCCTCGCCACCCTCACCACCCTCCTCATCCCCCCTCACACCCAATCTTACTGGGCAGAACAATACCTCTGGAACGACTCCATCCGCACCACCAAACTCCTCTTCCTCCTCCTCGCCCTCTGGATCACCTGGCTCACCCACCAAAACCCCCACGAACTCACCCCACGACTCCCAGAATTCCACGCCCTCACCCTACTCGCCTTCACTGGACTCCTCCTCCTCCCCAGTGCACAAAGCTTCCCCACACTCTTCATCTCACTCGAACTCATCACCGTCACCCTCTACATACTCGTCTCCTACCACCGCACCCACCCCCCAGCCCTCGAAGCCGGCATCAAATACCTCATCATCGGCAGCGTCGCCTCTGCCTTCATGATCATGGGCATCGCCTACCTCTTCGGCTTCACCGGCACCCTACAATTCAAAACAATCACCACTCACAACGTCTGGTCATCCACCCCCGCTCCCCTCTGGATCGCGCCCCTCTTCCTCCTAGCCGGCATCGCCTTCAAAGCCAGCCTCGTCCCCTTCCACGCCTGGGCCCCAGATGTCTATCAAGGCACCAACCACCCCACCACAGCCCTCCTCGCCACCGCTTCAAAAGCCGCAGCAGTCCTCCTCCTCTTTTTCCTCTTCACCGGCCCCCTACGTCTCCTCCTTAGCTACCCATCCTTCCTCCACATCTTCCTCACCCTAGGCCTCCTCTCCATCCTCATCGGCAACTTCTCCGCCCTCCACCAACCCAACCTCAAACGCCTCCTCGCCTACTCCGGCATCGGCCACGCCGGTTTCATGGCACTCCCCCTCACCCACTTCGACACCGCAGGCCAAACGGCACTCCTCACCTACCTTCTCACATACCTCCTTGCCAGCATCACAACCTTCACCGTCCTCACCCACGTCACCCCCCAAAACGACACCCCAATCACCCAATACACCGCACTCGCCAAACGCAACCCCCTCCTCGCACTCGCCCTCACCCTCGCCCTCACCTCCATGGCCGGCATCCCCCCCCTCCCCGGATTCACAGGCAAATGGCTCATCTTCACACACCTCTGGCAACACGGCCACCACCTCACCCTCGCCATCGCCCTCATCAGCACCGTCGTCGCCCTCGCCTACTACATCGCCATCATCAAAACCCTCTTCAGCTCCACCCCACCTCACCTCACAGACCCACCCCCCACACCCATCCACCTCCCCCTCTCAACCACCTGCCTCATCACCCTCCTCTCCGCAACCCTAGTAATTCTCGGCCTCTGGCCCACACCCCTCCTCCACATCACCGCCTCCCTCCTCTAA
- a CDS encoding iron-sulfur cluster assembly accessory protein yields the protein MSDSPLSQAKPATEKLCSITPKAASRLLQLLSTKQNPSALRIAVIGGGCSGLQYQMDIVDTASPKDYLISTQGIHLLIDPKSALYIAGSTLDYSDDLQNTGFIVTNPNATSTCSCGKSFSV from the coding sequence GTGAGCGACTCCCCCCTCTCCCAAGCCAAACCCGCCACAGAAAAACTCTGCTCCATCACCCCCAAAGCCGCCTCCCGACTCCTCCAACTCCTCTCCACCAAACAAAACCCCTCCGCACTCCGCATCGCCGTCATCGGTGGCGGCTGCTCCGGCCTCCAATACCAAATGGACATCGTCGACACCGCCTCCCCAAAAGACTACCTCATCTCCACCCAAGGCATCCACCTCCTCATCGACCCCAAAAGCGCCCTCTACATCGCCGGATCCACCCTCGACTACTCCGACGACCTCCAAAACACCGGCTTCATCGTCACCAACCCCAACGCCACCTCCACCTGCTCCTGCGGCAAAAGTTTCAGCGTCTAA
- the nuoL gene encoding NADH-quinone oxidoreductase subunit L, whose translation MAWTLLLSPLLSACIISLFFLRRPYEAAGISIAACSISFLTAIALAFQLIPPPASYPWIQTSTLSITLTFLLDNLSKIMLLVVTFVGLLVHIFSLGYMKDDPSFARYFAKLSLFMFSMLGIVIADNFITLFIFWELVGLSSYLLIGFWNIRPSAAQAAKKAFLMNRIGDFGFLLGILTFWGITGTISLQKDTLPLLQQSPSTTTLCALLLFCGCIGKSAQFPLHTWLPDAMEGPTPVSALIHAATMVAAGVYMLARIFHILAQSSTALLTIACIGAITALLAAIIATQQDDIKRILAYSTLSQLGLMVLAIGCGSFGAAIYHLTTHAFFKALLFLGAGSVIHAMHHEQNIWKMGALRHYLPWTYLTFLVGAAALAGFPLITSGFYSKETILTTAYNHHPLLFLAATLTSLLTAFYMTRLILIVFFGPIRSEEARKAHESPITMLIPLFALAIPSLLTGFWNPSKWLGDTTDHHLNHTLVMAISILIFILGIILAFWKYNNATEEPLRVPLITNKFFFDELYTATLLKAQSALATLSDWTDRWLINYGLIRGFSFLACVGGEITRFLQNGYLRTYAFWFATGAILLTLLLIK comes from the coding sequence ATGGCCTGGACTCTTCTCCTCTCCCCTCTCCTATCAGCCTGCATCATCTCCCTCTTCTTCCTACGTCGCCCCTACGAAGCCGCCGGCATCTCAATAGCTGCCTGTTCCATAAGCTTTCTCACAGCGATCGCCCTAGCCTTCCAACTCATACCTCCCCCTGCCTCTTACCCCTGGATCCAAACCTCCACACTCTCTATCACCCTGACCTTCCTCCTCGACAACCTATCCAAAATCATGCTCCTTGTCGTCACCTTCGTCGGCCTACTGGTTCACATCTTCTCCCTCGGCTACATGAAAGACGACCCATCCTTCGCCCGCTACTTCGCCAAACTCTCCCTCTTCATGTTCTCCATGCTCGGCATCGTCATCGCCGACAACTTCATCACCCTCTTCATCTTCTGGGAACTCGTCGGCCTCTCCTCCTACCTCCTCATCGGTTTTTGGAACATTCGCCCCTCGGCCGCCCAAGCCGCCAAAAAAGCATTCCTCATGAACCGCATCGGCGACTTCGGCTTTCTCCTCGGCATCCTCACCTTCTGGGGAATCACAGGCACAATCTCCCTACAAAAAGACACCCTACCCCTCCTCCAACAATCCCCCTCCACCACCACCCTCTGCGCCCTCCTCCTCTTCTGCGGTTGCATCGGCAAATCCGCCCAGTTCCCCCTCCACACCTGGCTCCCCGACGCCATGGAAGGCCCCACCCCCGTATCCGCCCTCATCCACGCCGCCACCATGGTCGCCGCAGGCGTTTACATGCTAGCCCGAATCTTCCACATCCTCGCTCAATCCTCCACAGCACTCCTCACCATCGCCTGCATCGGAGCCATCACCGCACTCCTCGCAGCCATCATCGCCACTCAACAAGACGACATCAAACGCATCCTCGCCTACTCCACCCTATCCCAACTCGGCCTCATGGTCCTTGCCATCGGCTGCGGCAGCTTCGGCGCGGCCATCTATCACCTCACCACCCACGCCTTCTTCAAAGCTCTCCTCTTCCTCGGAGCCGGCTCGGTCATCCACGCCATGCACCACGAACAAAACATCTGGAAAATGGGCGCCCTCCGCCACTACCTCCCATGGACCTACCTCACCTTCCTAGTCGGAGCTGCCGCCCTCGCTGGATTCCCCCTCATCACCTCAGGCTTCTACAGCAAAGAGACCATCCTCACCACTGCCTACAATCACCACCCCCTCCTCTTCCTCGCCGCCACCCTCACCTCACTCCTCACCGCTTTCTACATGACCCGCCTCATCCTCATCGTCTTCTTCGGCCCGATACGCTCCGAAGAAGCACGCAAAGCCCACGAATCCCCCATCACCATGCTCATCCCACTCTTCGCACTAGCCATCCCCTCCCTCCTCACTGGCTTCTGGAACCCCTCCAAATGGCTCGGCGACACCACAGACCACCACCTCAACCACACCCTCGTCATGGCCATCTCCATCCTCATCTTCATACTCGGCATAATCCTAGCCTTCTGGAAATACAACAACGCCACAGAAGAGCCCCTCCGCGTCCCCCTCATCACCAACAAATTCTTCTTCGATGAACTTTACACCGCCACCCTCCTCAAAGCTCAATCAGCCCTTGCCACCCTCTCCGACTGGACAGACCGTTGGCTGATCAACTACGGCCTCATTCGCGGTTTCAGCTTTCTAGCCTGCGTAGGCGGTGAAATCACCCGCTTCCTTCAAAACGGCTACCTCCGCACCTACGCATTCTGGTTCGCCACAGGCGCGATCCTCCTCACCTTACTCCTCATAAAATGA
- a CDS encoding bifunctional nuclease family protein has protein sequence MPLQNVVPIQLLGLFATKSDAASLFLGNEEKAFVISVDVFIGSAIARAATGEKSGRPLTHDLMHLIFQGFDIKLDHVVINEVRDDTFYARAILRMENELGKKIIEVDARPSDCITLALLEKAPMYVARNVWDNLEDASDYFEKLKNAPIWKEGEEQS, from the coding sequence GTGCCTCTGCAGAACGTTGTTCCGATACAGCTATTAGGTTTGTTTGCGACGAAGAGTGATGCAGCTTCGTTGTTTTTGGGAAACGAGGAGAAAGCTTTTGTAATCAGTGTGGATGTGTTTATTGGAAGTGCGATTGCTAGGGCAGCCACTGGGGAGAAGAGTGGGAGGCCTTTGACCCATGATCTGATGCATTTAATTTTTCAGGGGTTTGATATTAAGCTGGATCACGTTGTAATCAATGAGGTGCGGGACGATACTTTTTATGCGCGAGCAATTTTAAGGATGGAGAACGAGCTTGGTAAAAAGATTATTGAGGTGGATGCACGGCCGAGTGACTGTATCACTCTTGCTCTCTTGGAAAAAGCTCCGATGTATGTAGCACGGAATGTTTGGGATAATTTGGAAGACGCATCAGACTACTTCGAAAAGCTTAAGAATGCCCCGATTTGGAAAGAGGGTGAAGAGCAGTCTTAA
- a CDS encoding NADH-quinone oxidoreductase subunit M yields the protein MNLLPLLLILIPLISTATLLIPKGHHFPISPRHIALTATIINLILTLILAFAYLTKPASSENSAFALQFPWLQLSSLTHGVIPDIHFHIGIDGANLPLLLLTALVSVAAIAYRSEHTHPHHAPTYIALLLIVLGAYGAFLSFDAFFLYIFHEFALIPTFLLIYFQGRSPERKTTALQITLYLTLGSLILLVGLISLITLMPTGTRTFDIHLIEDYFSQNYRILADRPYLAFYLLFIGSAILFSIFPFHSWAPSGYALAPTPVAMLHAGVLKKFGPYILLRLAFPNLPEGALLLNPWITTALLANILYIGFVTLRQHQLHYLLSYSSIMHMGYILLGLLAWNSISLTGALLLMLAHGLSTALLFALCGEIHTRTHTFEMKSIGGLVATAPRLATLFILASMASIGLPGLANFAGEILIFLGAWKAELHLVTILALWGIVISATYQLRAIQHIFFGTPADPNRPTHPDLSPITHWHYYLLALALLILGITPSLLTPSIQTTLSTLLNP from the coding sequence ATGAATCTGCTTCCCCTCCTTCTCATCCTCATCCCCCTCATCTCAACAGCCACCCTTCTGATTCCAAAAGGCCATCACTTCCCCATATCCCCTCGCCACATTGCCCTCACTGCCACAATCATCAACCTCATCCTCACACTAATACTCGCCTTCGCATACCTCACAAAACCCGCATCCTCAGAAAACAGCGCCTTCGCCCTCCAATTCCCCTGGCTCCAACTCTCCTCCCTCACCCACGGCGTCATCCCAGACATCCACTTCCACATCGGCATAGACGGCGCCAACCTCCCCCTCCTCCTCCTCACCGCACTCGTCTCCGTCGCCGCAATCGCCTACCGATCCGAGCACACCCACCCCCACCACGCCCCCACCTACATCGCCCTCCTCCTCATCGTCCTAGGCGCCTACGGAGCCTTCCTATCCTTCGATGCCTTCTTCCTCTACATCTTCCACGAATTCGCCCTCATCCCCACCTTCCTCCTCATCTACTTTCAAGGCCGAAGCCCTGAAAGAAAAACCACAGCCCTCCAAATCACCCTCTACCTCACCCTCGGAAGCCTCATCCTCCTCGTCGGCCTCATCAGCCTCATCACCCTCATGCCCACAGGCACACGCACCTTCGACATCCACCTCATCGAAGACTACTTCTCCCAAAACTACCGCATCCTCGCAGACCGCCCCTACCTCGCCTTCTACCTCCTCTTCATCGGCTCGGCCATCCTCTTCTCCATTTTCCCCTTCCACTCCTGGGCCCCGTCAGGCTACGCCCTAGCTCCCACCCCCGTCGCCATGCTCCATGCAGGCGTCCTCAAAAAATTCGGCCCCTACATCCTCCTCCGCCTAGCCTTCCCCAACCTCCCCGAAGGAGCCCTCCTCCTCAACCCCTGGATCACCACCGCACTCCTTGCCAACATCCTCTACATCGGCTTCGTCACCCTGCGCCAACACCAACTCCACTACCTCCTCAGCTACTCCAGCATCATGCACATGGGCTACATCCTCCTCGGCCTCCTCGCATGGAACTCCATTAGCCTAACCGGTGCCCTTCTCCTCATGCTCGCCCATGGCCTCAGCACTGCCCTCCTCTTCGCCCTCTGCGGAGAAATTCACACCCGCACCCACACCTTCGAAATGAAATCCATCGGCGGCCTAGTCGCCACCGCCCCACGCCTCGCTACCCTCTTCATCCTCGCCTCCATGGCCTCCATCGGCCTCCCAGGCCTAGCCAACTTCGCCGGCGAAATCCTCATCTTCCTCGGCGCCTGGAAAGCTGAGCTCCACCTCGTCACAATCCTCGCCCTCTGGGGCATCGTCATCTCTGCCACCTATCAACTCCGCGCCATCCAACACATCTTCTTCGGCACCCCAGCCGACCCCAACCGCCCCACCCATCCCGACCTCTCTCCCATCACCCATTGGCATTACTACCTCCTCGCCCTAGCACTTCTCATCCTCGGCATAACCCCATCCCTCCTCACCCCCTCCATCCAGACAACCCTCAGCACCCTCCTCAACCCATAA
- a CDS encoding NADH-quinone oxidoreductase subunit J — translation MEFNLEAFLFWPLAIALIISATAVILLRNPVSAALSLVLTIVFMAALFILLQAYYLAAIQILVYAGAVMVLFLFIIMLLDIQADKNQLITPLHLIGASLLTILSLILGYRAFASTPIWAQYFNLTLADRTPAGIKEIGLELFQKHMLPVQITALLLLAAAIGVVLLSKKEKADP, via the coding sequence ATGGAATTTAACCTTGAAGCCTTTCTTTTTTGGCCTCTTGCTATCGCGCTCATCATCTCCGCTACGGCAGTAATCCTTCTTCGCAACCCTGTCAGTGCCGCCCTATCCCTCGTCCTCACCATCGTCTTTATGGCCGCCCTTTTCATCCTCCTTCAAGCCTACTACCTAGCAGCAATCCAAATCCTCGTCTACGCGGGCGCCGTGATGGTTCTATTCCTCTTCATTATCATGCTCCTTGACATACAAGCCGACAAAAACCAACTCATCACCCCCCTCCACCTCATTGGTGCAAGCCTCCTCACAATCCTTTCTTTAATCCTCGGCTATCGTGCATTCGCATCTACTCCCATCTGGGCACAATATTTCAACCTCACCCTTGCCGATCGCACCCCAGCAGGCATCAAAGAAATAGGCCTAGAGCTCTTCCAAAAACACATGCTCCCCGTCCAAATCACTGCCCTACTACTCCTCGCCGCTGCCATAGGCGTCGTCCTCCTGAGCAAAAAAGAAAAAGCAGACCCCTAA
- the nuoK gene encoding NADH-quinone oxidoreductase subunit NuoK: MTITLVHYLSLGACLFAIGLIGIILRRNLITLYLCLELMLNGTNLTLVAFSRFLPHLDGQILVFFIITVAAAEVAVGLALIVAIFRLKQTTQADDLRHLRY; this comes from the coding sequence ATGACCATCACCCTCGTCCATTACCTCTCCCTCGGAGCTTGCCTATTCGCCATAGGCCTCATCGGCATCATCCTTCGACGTAATCTCATCACCCTCTACCTCTGCCTAGAGCTTATGCTCAATGGCACCAACCTCACCCTTGTCGCCTTTAGTCGGTTCCTCCCCCACCTAGATGGCCAAATCCTTGTCTTCTTCATCATCACAGTCGCCGCAGCAGAAGTCGCTGTCGGCTTAGCTCTCATCGTTGCCATCTTCCGCCTAAAACAAACCACCCAAGCAGACGACCTCCGCCATCTCCGCTACTAA
- the hisD gene encoding histidinol dehydrogenase yields the protein MRWKVWSWREDGEQVKAVVTRRCAVSEGVRGQVAEILDAVRRDGDRAVMEFTRKYDGVSYERGGEMRVELRRAFSGARLERAARYALRNIERFARRQRPRSWVMRNEEGAEVGESYHPLERVGIYVPGGAAPLISTALMTVGVARAAGVREIVVMTPPPVSGDLQAALALAGATEVYGVGGAQAVGAMAFGTETVRAVDKVCGPGNAYVVEAKRQVMGWVAVDQLPGPSEIAVLADDGARVDWVAADVLAQAEHGHGSQVLVVGVGEGIFGQLFDEMERQWVDLKRREYLLETLERGALFVRVGSVDEGVEVVERYAPEHLSLQVRGAGRLARQIRNAGAIFVGGFSAVAAGDYVAGPSHTLPTGGAARMFAGLTVMDFMKRTSVVRYDRGAIEKVSGVIEALALAEGLDAHAASVRVRGGCKL from the coding sequence ATGAGATGGAAGGTGTGGAGTTGGCGGGAGGATGGGGAGCAGGTGAAGGCTGTGGTGACGCGGCGTTGTGCGGTTTCTGAGGGTGTGCGAGGGCAGGTGGCTGAGATTTTGGATGCTGTGAGGCGGGATGGGGATCGTGCGGTGATGGAGTTTACTCGGAAATACGATGGGGTGAGCTATGAGCGGGGAGGTGAGATGCGGGTGGAGTTGAGGAGGGCGTTTTCGGGTGCGCGGCTGGAGCGGGCGGCGAGGTATGCTTTGCGAAATATCGAGCGGTTTGCACGGCGGCAGCGGCCTAGGAGTTGGGTGATGAGGAATGAGGAGGGTGCGGAGGTGGGGGAGAGTTATCATCCGTTGGAAAGGGTGGGGATTTATGTGCCTGGGGGGGCGGCGCCGTTGATTTCGACGGCGTTGATGACGGTGGGGGTGGCGCGGGCTGCTGGGGTGCGGGAGATCGTGGTGATGACGCCTCCGCCAGTGAGTGGGGATTTGCAGGCGGCGTTGGCGTTGGCTGGGGCGACGGAGGTGTATGGGGTGGGGGGGGCGCAGGCGGTGGGGGCGATGGCGTTTGGGACGGAGACGGTGAGGGCGGTGGATAAGGTGTGTGGTCCGGGGAATGCTTATGTGGTGGAAGCGAAGAGGCAGGTGATGGGATGGGTGGCGGTGGATCAGTTGCCGGGGCCGAGTGAGATAGCGGTGTTGGCGGATGATGGGGCGCGGGTGGATTGGGTGGCGGCGGATGTGTTGGCGCAGGCGGAGCATGGGCATGGGAGTCAGGTGCTTGTGGTGGGTGTGGGGGAAGGGATTTTTGGTCAGTTATTTGATGAGATGGAGCGGCAGTGGGTGGATTTGAAGCGGCGGGAGTATTTGTTGGAGACGTTGGAGAGGGGAGCGTTGTTTGTGAGGGTGGGGAGTGTGGATGAGGGGGTGGAGGTGGTGGAGCGGTATGCGCCGGAGCATTTGAGTCTGCAGGTGAGGGGGGCTGGGAGGCTGGCTCGGCAGATACGGAATGCGGGGGCGATTTTTGTGGGGGGATTTTCGGCTGTGGCGGCGGGGGATTATGTGGCGGGGCCGAGCCATACGTTGCCGACGGGTGGGGCGGCGCGGATGTTTGCGGGGTTGACGGTGATGGATTTTATGAAGCGGACGAGTGTGGTGAGGTATGATCGGGGGGCGATTGAGAAGGTGTCGGGGGTGATTGAGGCTTTGGCGTTGGCGGAGGGGCTCGATGCGCATGCGGCATCGGTGAGGGTGCGGGGGGGGTGTAAGTTGTGA
- a CDS encoding gamma carbonic anhydrase family protein has product MDFDVRISRYLGASPQIHPLSFIHPRSVLIGAVVVEALASIWPGAVLRGDINQIHIGEGSNVQDNAVVHVANDFPCTIGRHVTIGHGAVVHACNVEDQCLIGIHATILDGSIIGSGSLIAAGTLIPPSTHIPPKSLVMGVPGKVIRERTPEEIQSTIQLAIKYQLLAKAYSKKYMT; this is encoded by the coding sequence ATGGATTTCGATGTTCGAATTTCCCGATACCTTGGTGCAAGCCCTCAAATCCATCCCCTGAGCTTTATTCACCCCAGAAGTGTTTTGATAGGAGCAGTCGTAGTTGAAGCTTTAGCAAGTATTTGGCCGGGCGCCGTCCTCCGCGGAGACATCAATCAGATTCATATAGGCGAAGGATCCAATGTCCAAGATAATGCCGTAGTCCACGTTGCAAACGATTTCCCCTGCACCATAGGCCGACATGTAACTATCGGCCATGGAGCAGTGGTTCATGCCTGCAACGTCGAGGATCAATGCCTAATCGGCATCCACGCTACAATCCTAGACGGTTCAATAATCGGAAGCGGAAGCTTGATTGCTGCGGGCACACTTATCCCTCCCAGCACTCACATTCCACCCAAAAGCCTTGTTATGGGTGTTCCAGGTAAAGTCATTCGCGAGAGAACACCAGAAGAAATCCAATCCACAATACAACTAGCGATCAAATACCAACTCCTAGCCAAGGCATATTCTAAAAAATACATGACTTAA